Proteins encoded in a region of the Candidatus Nitrosomarinus catalina genome:
- a CDS encoding magnesium transporter CorA family protein yields the protein MRRGFITNRLRSGKKSLAMPIEKKIEKIQGNGFTWIDLQNPDRDDVEKLAPNYNFNELNIEDCMTKFELPKLDSYDDHFFVILQFPPLARKIGISKNSQLSIFVGKDFLVTVHQGDLKPLVQLVQTCVLDSDKELKNRLVGESSGDLLHEIIDALVDDLLHTSRKIIANLDEMEDNVFDESKPVARSIALLRREINRLRRISVPLKRFVLEIAKNVKRFSDNSDDELGLYFDDVIDHIDKVIETLEESRETMEIYKDTDFVLSNEKTNKVLAVLTMIFTLAIPSTVIGTFYGMNVNLPGGIGENAMILGPFTTFIVVILASAIPAILMFIYFKKLGWISS from the coding sequence ATGAGACGAGGATTCATCACTAACAGGTTACGTTCAGGAAAAAAATCATTAGCAATGCCTATAGAAAAAAAAATTGAAAAAATCCAAGGTAATGGATTCACATGGATAGATTTACAAAATCCAGATAGAGATGATGTTGAAAAATTAGCTCCAAATTACAACTTTAATGAATTAAACATCGAAGATTGTATGACAAAATTTGAACTTCCAAAACTTGATAGTTATGATGATCATTTCTTTGTAATTTTACAATTTCCACCACTTGCACGAAAAATTGGAATTTCAAAAAATAGTCAATTATCCATATTTGTTGGAAAAGATTTTCTAGTAACTGTACATCAAGGAGATCTCAAACCATTAGTACAATTAGTACAAACATGTGTTTTAGATTCTGATAAAGAATTAAAAAATAGATTAGTAGGTGAGTCATCTGGAGATTTACTTCATGAAATTATAGATGCTTTAGTAGATGATCTTTTACACACATCAAGAAAAATTATTGCAAATTTAGATGAAATGGAGGATAATGTGTTTGATGAATCAAAACCAGTTGCCAGAAGTATTGCTTTACTTAGAAGGGAAATTAACAGATTAAGAAGAATATCAGTACCGCTAAAGAGATTTGTATTAGAAATTGCAAAAAATGTTAAAAGATTTTCAGATAATTCAGATGACGAGCTTGGCCTATATTTTGATGATGTAATTGATCACATTGACAAAGTAATTGAAACATTAGAGGAATCAAGGGAAACAATGGAAATTTACAAAGATACAGACTTTGTATTAAGTAATGAAAAAACAAACAAAGTTTTAGCTGTCTTAACAATGATTTTCACATTAGCCATTCCATCAACAGTGATTGGAACATTTTATGGAATGAATGTGAATCTACCAGGAGGAATAGGAGAAAATGCAATGATTTTAGGGCCATTTACTACGTTCATAGTCGTAATTCTTGCATCTGCAATACCTGCAATCTTGATGTTCATTTATTTCAAAAAATTAGGTTGGATTAGTAGTTAG